The proteins below are encoded in one region of Triticum aestivum cultivar Chinese Spring chromosome 1B, IWGSC CS RefSeq v2.1, whole genome shotgun sequence:
- the LOC123131536 gene encoding argininosuccinate synthase, chloroplastic codes for MPLPMRRLAAAPSLPAVHPHDSPAPPSVRLRRQHGRVSMERSSTTTSRGVSCVMASGKEHAATTSGDEKKGGLRGKLKKVVLAYSGGLDTSVIVPWLRENYGCEVVCFTADVGQGDIELEGLEKKAKASGASQLVVKDLTEEFVGEYIYPCLRAGAVYERKYLLGTSMARPVIAKAMVDVAKEVGADAVAHGCTGKGNDQVRFELTFYALNPELKVVAPWREWDITGREDAIEYAKKHNVPIPVSKKSIYSRDRNLWHLSHEGDILEDPANEPKEDMYMMSVSPENAPSKPEYLEIGIVAGVPTSINGKDLSPATLLAKLNEIGGKHGIGRIDMVENRLVGMKSRGVYETPGGTIMAAAVRELESLTLDRETMQWKDMLALKYAELVYAGRWFDPLRLSMDAFMETITATTTGSVTLKLYKGSVTVASRKSPYSLYREDISSFENGEIYDQADAEGFIRLYGLPTRVRAMLEKGI; via the exons ATGCCGCTCCCgatgcgccgcctcgccgccgctccCTCCCTCCCAGCCGTGCACCCGCACGACTCCCCCGCGCCCCCCTCCGTTCGCCTCCGACGACAGCATGGCCGGGTGTCGATGGAGAGGTCCTCGACGACGACGTCCCGAG GTGTTAGTTGTGTGATGGCAAGTGGTAAGGAGCATGCAGCAACTACTAGTGGTGATGAAAAGAAAGGTGGACTGCGTGGCAAACTGAAAAAAGTTGTTCTAGCTTACAGTGGTGGCTTGGATACATCAGTAATTGTTCCATGGCTTAG GGAGAACTATGGCTGTGAAGTTGTCTGTTTCACTGCTGATGTTGGTCAG GGTGACATTGAATTGGAAGGATTGGAGAAAAAGGCAAAAGCTAGCGGTGCAAGCCAGCTTGTTGTGAAGGACTTGACAGAAGAATTTGTTGGTGAATATATATACCCCTGCTTGCGTGCTGGTGCAGTTTACGAAAGAAAGTATCTGCTTGGGACTTCCATGGCTAGGCCTGTTATTGCTAAG GCAATGGTTGATGTTGCCAAGGAAGTTGGCGCAGACGCAGTTGCCCATGGGTGCACTGGGAAGGGCAACGATCAG GTTCGCTTTGAGCTTACATTTTATGCCTTAAATCCGGAACTTAAAGTGGTGGCACCCTGGAGGGAGTGGGATATCACAGGACGTGAAGATGCAATTGAGTATGCAAAGAAACACAATGTGCCAATTCCGGTTTCAAAGAAATCAATATACAGCCGAGATAGAAATTTGTGGCACCTTAGCCATGAG GGTGACATTTTGGAAGATCCAGCGAATGAACCAAAAGAAGATATGTATATGATGTCTGTTTCTCCAGAAAATGCACCTTCAAAACCTGA GTATCTGGAGATTGGCATAGTCGCTGGCGTCCCTACTTCTATCAACGGAAAAGATCTCTCACCAGCAACTCTCCTCGCCAAGCTCAATGAAATCGGCGGAAAGCACGGGATCGGGCGCATCGACATGGTGGAGAACCGCCTGGTGGGGATGAAGTCCCGCGGCGTCTACGAGACCCCCGGCGGCACCATCATGGCGGCCGCGGTCCGTGAGCTCGAGTCACTGACGCTAGACAGGGAGACGATGCAGTGGAAGGACATGCTGGCCCTCAAGTACGCGGAGCTCGTCTACGCGGGGCGCTGGTTCGACCCGCTCCGGCTGTCCATGGACGCCTTCATGGAGACCATCACCGCGACGACGACCGGCTCGGTGACCCTGAAGCTGTACAAGGGGTCGGTGACGGTCGCGTCCCGGAAGAGCCCCTACAGCCTGTACAGGGAGGACATCTCGTCGTTCGAGAACGGGGAGATCTACGACCAGGCTGACGCGGAAGGTTTCATCAGGCTGTACGGCCTCCCCACCCGGGTCCGCGCGATGCTGGAGAAGGGAATCTGA